From the Coffea eugenioides isolate CCC68of chromosome 1, Ceug_1.0, whole genome shotgun sequence genome, the window TGATTCCACTCCCGCCACCATTTTCTGCTCTACTCACTCCTCTGTACTCTGCCAGAACTGCGATTGGGACACCCATACCTATTCTTCTTTCTCAGCTGTACATGATCGCAGGCCTCTTGAGGGATTCTGTGGCTGCCCCTCTGTGACTGAACTATTGGGGATCCTTGGGTTTGAAGAGCTTGGGAAGAAATCCCTTTTGCTTTCTGATGCTCCTGCTTCTGCTGCTCTCAAAGAAGCTAGTAATACCAATTCCAGTCGTCATGATGTTGATGATGCTGAAAGTGTTTATGAGCTGTCGGATCTGTTGGTTTGGGAGACGCCTTCGATCGTCAGTCTTGATGATTTGATTATGTCCAATGATTCTTCTTCTGGACGTAGTTTACAGGCTATGGGGGTTCCTCCCCTGCCTAAGGtatgtttccctttttttttcttttttttttttggtggtggGAATCTTTTTGGGCCTATGATGTCATGTGTTCTCTCATGCTGCTATTCTGTTGGTCTTTCCATACGTTCTGCAGATATGTTGGGCTTTCCATGTCCATTTTTAAGCTTTTGTTTTTATTTCCCAAGCATTGGGTCTATTCATACTTCACAGATTAATGTTAAGGCACATTAATAACTATCTATTCATTCTCTTGTACAATACTGGAAAATGAGAAATGTTTTCCGTGGAATTGTAACAAACTTTGGGCACTTGTGTCTTGAATTAGAATCGAAATGCTACATGTGGACAACACAGAGAGGAAATGCTTTCCCAGCTACGCCAAATGTCAAAGTTAGAACCTAACATCAATTGCGGCCAAGCGGATGTTGAACCCCTTGTAGGATTTCAACTCCCGGTACCCGAGCAAAACCTCCAGTTTGGGCAGAAGGATGAAAGCCTCGATCACAATTCTGAGCCAGTGTTAGGTTCTTCATATGAGGTGATGCTTCTTTTATATCTAGTTATTCATGGGCTGATTTATTTGATCAAGGCTAGATTCAGACACGTTTGGTTATTTCAAATCGGTTCATCTGCATAGCCAGTTAAAAACAGGATCTCCATACTAGGAGATGTTAGGCGATCTTAACTTCAAATCTTCAAATAGTAATAACACTAACAACTTCGAAAAAATGCTACTAGAATTTAGAGCTGCCATCTTCACTTCGACAGTATAAGCTGAACTGTTTAACGTTTTCCATTGTCAAACAAATTTGGATCTTGGCGCATTTCAGGTAGTTGAAACTGTATTTAATTTGTTCTAGATGGTACCGCTCATAATAGAAAGATCTTCTGAACCTATAATGTGCTTTGTTGctttttccttgtgttattTTAAGCAAAGGGAAGGTAGAAAACATTACTCTCGGAAAATAAGAGGAAACAAaactaacccaaaaaaaaaaaatatatatatatatatatatatatatatggaacGAAAGACAAGCAAGTGATCGTGTTGGGTACCTGCAGGCCAGCGCATTTCAGTGGGGCAGTGAAAAAGTTGAGGATGAAGTTCCGGACATTTCTGCCTTATTAGGTGAAAATATTGAGCTGAACCATATAGTTCCTGACAAAGATTCAGGTGTTGGTGACAGCCCAGGGCCCCTAAGAGGCAGTCACGAAGAGCAAATGCATCCTCCGGCAGCTGAAACCCTCCAAACCCTTCCTAGACCTGCTATTCGTGAGTTAAACAGCCAGGAGAGAGGCTCAGCAATTTCACGGTAtagggagaaaaagaaaactagaaggTACCTCCTAATCCATCATAAGGTGATGTTAGGACTCAGGACATTATTGTTGTGTTTACATGTTGCCAGTAAGGGAAAATTGTGCCACTTTTACTTGCAAATCCTCTTATTAACATGCGAGAATCCCTGTTTCACCATGTTTGAAAAGCTTAAAATATCTCAAAGTGGAAAACTTTTGCTTTAATGCATCACATCGTTACAGCCTTGACATGCTGCTGAAAGTATGATTCACATAGTATGTATTGATTAATTGCGTCGAAGAACTCTTTTTGAAGCAAGTTGTTTGTTGATTTGCAATCTATATAGGGGACAAAGCAGCTGCAAATTGATTCAGTGTATCTTTAACTGAACATGTAACCATAAATGAAATATCTATCTCCAATACAATTTTAGCCATGGCTGACCTACTTATATGTGGGTAGTTGCGTGTAAGTTGAGCCCTTAATTGTGATTGTCGAGATCAAGCATCTGGTACTGGTTAGATGTATCACATGCATACTCTGTTGATTTATAAGTTTTTGACTGAGAGATCTATAAAACAAACAGGTTTGACAAGCACATCAGGTATGAAACGCGGAAAGTTCGTGCAGAAAGTCGGACAAGAATTAGGGGACGTTTTGCCAAGATGGCTCGCTGAGGTGCCTCTGTTCACCTCTGTGATTTTAGGTAGGACAACACTTCGAAGTTTTGAACTGAAAGTAGCCATTGCTCCAAAGGATGTTTGATGAGATGGATCACTGAACTGCTGCTACCTTAGAAGCAGGTGTTCTAGTTGTAAACGAACTAATATATCTCCTGCTTCACTTTCAGTCTAAAGGCAACTTGATAGCCTTTGAAGTTAATTTTGGTAGTAGTTCGTAAAGCCAAATGTTGTACTCCATATGTATAGTTTAGGCTTCTTAGTTGAAATGTGGGTTTTTCACCAGCAGAGTTTGTGAATTGGCAAATATATGTAGTTGTTCCCTGTGTGTATATGGATAAATCTGATGCCAAAGCACAGCATGTAGAAGACGTAAAAAAATTTTCCTCCAACAGCGGATATGGGCTTCCAGCTCTTGCGGTCAAAAGTCAGTTCTAAAAGCTTCTCGAACTCCTGGCACTATCTTGATTAATTGTACTATCATTTTGCTAGTATTAGATCAAAGGTATCAATATATTGATCCGTCTAAACTTGTATATTGATAATCTGTCCAAACTCGTCCATTAATTTTGAATGGAATTAAATCCATTTATTTGGTGCGCATTGGATTGATTCGATTCATCTATTTATAttcattttaaaataattatacatttaaattcaacttttagtGAATGTTAAgtaaataaatttgaattttttattaatctaataagaataaaatatcatattatttcttgtcaaataataagcaaaaaaatagaaaaaaaaaaaagagagtagaATTCTAAGTGattcaatcacaacaagccGTAGTATTTCTTTCGTGCAGAAAAAAA encodes:
- the LOC113761652 gene encoding zinc finger protein CONSTANS-LIKE 13 encodes the protein MVLMKSQKPEELESDGGVVGRRVCDFCGDAAALVYCRADSAKLCLACDRQVHSTNPLFTKHTRCLLCDACDSTPATIFCSTHSSVLCQNCDWDTHTYSSFSAVHDRRPLEGFCGCPSVTELLGILGFEELGKKSLLLSDAPASAALKEASNTNSSRHDVDDAESVYELSDLLVWETPSIVSLDDLIMSNDSSSGRSLQAMGVPPLPKNRNATCGQHREEMLSQLRQMSKLEPNINCGQADVEPLVGFQLPVPEQNLQFGQKDESLDHNSEPVLGSSYEASAFQWGSEKVEDEVPDISALLGENIELNHIVPDKDSGVGDSPGPLRGSHEEQMHPPAAETLQTLPRPAIRELNSQERGSAISRYREKKKTRRFDKHIRYETRKVRAESRTRIRGRFAKMAR